A window of Ignavibacteriales bacterium contains these coding sequences:
- the ccsA gene encoding cytochrome c biogenesis protein CcsA, with protein MIGNILLTLGLIAGVFTVVMYYLTYRGYQNTLSLARIGFHTTAIMVIASAALLLYAVLTHQYQYKYIYNYSGSDLPTGLLMSTFYAGQEGSFMLWTFFTAVIGLVLLDYTSKRGDLEPRVMMTFSLVLSFLLIMVSPLLKSPFNFIWMDNDFIDLKNINQAFLSLPALQSFIFSDPQANKQFVQMGKELHAVLVSNNISVNDFIIQGKGLNPLLQNFWMQIHPPILFIGFSMSAVPFSFALAAILKNEYRDWVKQAMPWILAGTCILGLAIMLGGYWAYSILGWGGYWGWDPVENSSLIPWIVGVASIHTILVQKKTQEKGGGSRFVKTNLILSIMTFVLVLYSTFLTRSGILGDASVHSFAEPGMAVYLFLIIFLAFFAIIGIGGIVYRWEFLTEHFSFEENILSRELALFTGSVALIASAIIIAVGTSAPIFGTTVQTSFYNELNLPIAIIIGFLNGTSILLKWKHTEGKQLWKQSQFAVIATVVLTLLVIFIGGVHQLMLIILTLSSSFAFFVNSEIAYKIFRGKKSHLGAYVAHIGISLFLIGVLATAGHSQQKQVDLVKGQKVNVLGHELTFTGYTTFDNGKKYHMNIEVKDGNNVRIVSPIMFIAEFNNSLMREPDILVGLTKDFYVAPVSYSDNQENPQGTPATMKGGDKVSYEGREITFNKFVLPKDMSAMSSGAKFRIGVDMTVAYQGKEYKVEPYMENEGQGPTYFHAELKDADLKISIASMNATNAQVSLLFSSISKGQSVSTTPKEILTVDASVKPFISLVWIGVLTMVTGFIIASFRRSKESLV; from the coding sequence ATGATCGGTAATATTTTACTCACTCTGGGTTTAATAGCCGGAGTGTTTACGGTTGTAATGTATTATCTAACCTACCGAGGTTATCAAAATACATTATCTTTAGCACGGATTGGTTTTCATACGACAGCAATTATGGTAATTGCTTCTGCTGCATTGCTGCTTTATGCGGTATTAACTCATCAGTATCAATACAAATATATTTATAATTACAGCGGAAGCGATCTTCCAACCGGATTACTCATGTCCACTTTTTATGCCGGACAGGAAGGCAGTTTCATGCTATGGACTTTTTTTACTGCTGTTATCGGATTGGTTCTATTGGATTACACTTCAAAACGAGGAGACCTTGAACCAAGAGTAATGATGACTTTTTCTCTTGTACTTTCATTTTTATTAATCATGGTAAGTCCGCTTCTTAAATCCCCATTCAATTTTATCTGGATGGATAATGATTTTATAGATTTGAAAAATATTAATCAAGCATTTCTTTCTTTACCTGCTCTTCAAAGTTTTATTTTCAGCGATCCGCAAGCAAACAAACAATTTGTTCAGATGGGAAAAGAACTACATGCGGTTTTAGTTTCCAATAATATTTCCGTTAATGATTTTATTATTCAAGGGAAAGGATTAAATCCGCTGCTTCAAAATTTTTGGATGCAGATTCATCCGCCAATTTTATTTATTGGATTTTCAATGTCTGCAGTTCCGTTTTCATTTGCACTTGCAGCAATTCTAAAAAATGAATATCGCGATTGGGTTAAACAAGCAATGCCATGGATTCTTGCCGGGACATGTATTCTTGGATTAGCAATTATGCTTGGCGGTTACTGGGCTTACAGCATTCTTGGCTGGGGCGGATATTGGGGATGGGATCCGGTTGAAAATTCAAGTTTAATTCCGTGGATTGTTGGTGTTGCATCAATTCATACAATTTTAGTGCAGAAGAAAACTCAAGAAAAAGGCGGAGGCAGCAGGTTTGTAAAAACAAATTTGATATTAAGCATTATGACTTTCGTTCTGGTTCTTTATAGTACATTCTTAACACGCAGCGGAATTCTTGGTGATGCATCTGTACATTCATTTGCAGAACCGGGCATGGCTGTTTATCTCTTCTTAATAATCTTCCTTGCATTCTTTGCTATTATTGGAATTGGCGGAATTGTTTACAGATGGGAATTTCTTACCGAACATTTTTCTTTTGAAGAAAATATTTTATCGAGAGAACTTGCTTTGTTCACCGGCTCTGTTGCTTTGATAGCTTCTGCAATTATAATTGCTGTTGGAACATCAGCCCCAATTTTCGGCACAACGGTACAAACAAGTTTTTATAATGAATTGAATCTTCCAATTGCTATCATCATCGGGTTCCTGAATGGAACGAGCATTTTATTAAAATGGAAACATACCGAAGGCAAACAGTTATGGAAGCAATCACAATTTGCCGTTATTGCCACAGTTGTTTTAACACTGTTAGTTATTTTCATTGGCGGAGTTCATCAACTGATGTTGATCATCTTAACTCTCTCTTCTTCATTTGCATTTTTTGTTAACTCAGAAATAGCTTATAAGATATTTAGAGGAAAGAAATCACATCTTGGTGCTTATGTTGCCCACATTGGTATCTCTTTATTCTTAATAGGCGTACTTGCTACTGCCGGTCATTCGCAACAAAAGCAGGTTGATTTGGTGAAAGGTCAAAAGGTAAATGTACTTGGTCATGAATTAACATTTACAGGATACACAACTTTTGATAACGGTAAAAAGTATCATATGAACATTGAGGTAAAAGATGGGAACAACGTCCGTATTGTTTCTCCCATTATGTTCATTGCAGAGTTTAACAACAGTTTAATGCGCGAGCCGGATATTTTAGTAGGACTTACAAAAGATTTTTATGTAGCTCCTGTAAGTTATTCTGATAATCAAGAAAATCCGCAAGGAACGCCTGCCACAATGAAAGGTGGTGATAAAGTTTCCTACGAAGGTAGAGAAATTACTTTTAATAAATTTGTTCTTCCAAAAGATATGTCTGCAATGTCAAGCGGTGCTAAATTCAGAATCGGTGTTGATATGACTGTTGCTTATCAAGGCAAAGAATACAAAGTTGAACCTTATATGGAAAATGAAGGACAAGGTCCTACATATTTTCATGCTGAATTAAAAGATGCTGATTTGAAAATTTCCATTGCGTCTATGAATGCAACAAATGCTCAGGTAAGTTTATTATTCTCATCAATTAGTAAAGGGCAGTCAGTATCAACAACACCAAAAGAAATTTTAACTGTTGATGCTAGTGTAAAACCATTTATTAGTTTGGTATGGATTGGTGTTCTTACGATGGTTACTGGATTTATTATAGCTTCGTTTAGAAGGTCGAAAGAATCTTTAGTCTAA
- a CDS encoding cytochrome c maturation protein CcmE: MKNKYMFGGAIIIVFLAVMVYLFTQTNVQYESSFAKLMQNGKTVKATGSWVKERNYEIDKTNNLFSFYMKDPEGNMMKVIYHGAIPNNFESSTSVVVTGKYHDGNFHASDILTKCPSKYQDQAGQKANS, encoded by the coding sequence ATGAAAAATAAATATATGTTCGGCGGAGCTATCATAATTGTATTTCTTGCTGTGATGGTTTATTTATTTACACAAACTAATGTTCAGTACGAAAGCAGTTTTGCGAAACTTATGCAGAACGGTAAAACAGTAAAAGCAACCGGAAGTTGGGTTAAAGAAAGAAATTATGAAATAGATAAAACAAATAATCTTTTTTCTTTTTACATGAAAGATCCGGAAGGCAACATGATGAAAGTTATTTATCATGGTGCAATACCAAATAATTTTGAATCTTCAACAAGTGTTGTTGTAACCGGCAAATATCATGACGGAAATTTTCACGCATCTGATATTCTCACTAAGTGCCCATCAAAGTATCAAGATCAAGCTGGACAAAAAGCTAACTCGTAA
- a CDS encoding CcmD family protein, translating into MEFLEKNSIYIVLAIVLVVWTGIFLFLLNTDKRLKAIEKELKEK; encoded by the coding sequence GTGGAATTCCTAGAAAAAAATTCAATATACATTGTATTGGCTATAGTTCTTGTTGTATGGACAGGAATATTTTTATTCCTTCTTAATACAGATAAGCGACTTAAAGCGATCGAAAAAGAATTAAAGGAGAAATAA
- the ccsA gene encoding cytochrome c biogenesis protein CcsA, whose product MIWKIILFILMCFVIITGISFPIVEHPQGWMQFPIIPGLGEKAKIIFFHIPTAWLSVLAFLMAMVYGVRYLRKKNLDDDAKSAASLQIGMVFCVLATVTGSIWAKFNWGTFWNWDPRETSIFILLLIYGSLFALRSAIENEDKRARLSAVYSIIAFLTVPFFIFIMPRIMLGLHPGSLEVDPNTGKIVQGTSPVVDFKMNGNMRLVFFTSLAAFTILYFWMWKIRSRAIIIKENLSKKLI is encoded by the coding sequence ATGATTTGGAAAATAATTCTTTTTATCCTGATGTGCTTTGTTATAATTACCGGAATTTCATTCCCAATAGTTGAACACCCTCAAGGTTGGATGCAGTTTCCAATAATACCGGGTCTCGGCGAAAAGGCAAAAATAATTTTCTTTCATATACCTACAGCTTGGCTTTCTGTGCTGGCATTTTTAATGGCAATGGTTTATGGTGTTAGGTATCTGCGAAAGAAAAATTTAGATGACGATGCAAAATCAGCCGCATCATTACAAATTGGAATGGTCTTCTGCGTGCTTGCAACCGTTACAGGATCAATCTGGGCAAAATTTAATTGGGGAACATTTTGGAATTGGGATCCGCGGGAAACAAGCATCTTCATTCTATTATTGATTTACGGCTCACTGTTTGCTCTTCGTTCTGCAATTGAGAATGAAGATAAACGTGCGCGTCTTTCAGCCGTTTATTCAATAATAGCTTTTTTAACTGTGCCTTTTTTTATTTTCATCATGCCAAGAATAATGTTGGGCCTACATCCCGGTTCGCTAGAAGTTGATCCTAATACAGGTAAAATAGTTCAGGGAACAAGTCCGGTTGTAGATTTTAAGATGAATGGTAATATGCGGTTAGTATTTTTCACATCGTTAGCTGCATTTACAATTCTTTATTTCTGGATGTGGAAAATCAGATCCAGGGCAATAATTATTAAAGAAAATCTTTCTAAAAAATTAATTTGA
- a CDS encoding PP2C family protein-serine/threonine phosphatase: protein MSNSNPIKRLFDLYTSDLSAEEINRLIKRDAGEVYEFFAKDIPKPNPSKNKIIRGFILVRSLFNAFLLKLTPARRIFYLAALLFFIVGYSQPSPAYLLLSFLIFNLLIAFELADKLSAKNELDVARKIQFDLIPKHSSTIFNYQIVSYYEPAREVGGDYFDVIESNGRYYIVVGDISGKGMAAALYMVRVQSIIYLLLDSFSDVRNLIINIKKYFSKSLRREYFLTLSIASIEKDGKINFARAGHPPALWFKYDKKEFEVVCPNGIGIGLNDKGVFEKTLEEFSFQPGEKDIVFFYTDGVNEAMNILREQFGEENIKRIIKNNCDKSVEDIKSALLNAVTNFRGTANQNDDLTFVILKATHSEDKS, encoded by the coding sequence TTGTCTAACTCAAATCCAATAAAAAGATTATTCGATCTCTACACGAGCGATCTCAGTGCGGAGGAAATAAATCGCTTAATAAAACGCGATGCCGGAGAGGTGTATGAATTTTTTGCCAAGGATATTCCAAAACCAAATCCTTCAAAAAATAAAATTATCCGTGGATTTATTTTAGTAAGAAGTTTATTCAACGCTTTTTTGTTAAAACTAACACCTGCAAGAAGAATATTTTATTTAGCAGCTTTGTTATTTTTTATTGTGGGATACTCTCAGCCATCGCCTGCTTATTTGCTGCTCTCTTTTTTAATTTTCAATCTACTTATAGCTTTTGAACTGGCAGATAAACTTTCTGCCAAAAACGAACTTGATGTTGCACGCAAGATTCAATTCGATTTAATACCAAAACATTCTTCAACTATTTTCAATTACCAGATCGTTTCTTACTACGAACCTGCCCGTGAGGTTGGAGGAGATTATTTCGATGTAATTGAATCGAACGGACGATACTATATAGTGGTTGGAGATATTTCCGGTAAAGGAATGGCTGCCGCTCTTTATATGGTTCGTGTTCAATCTATCATTTATTTATTGCTCGATAGTTTTTCTGATGTTAGAAATCTGATAATAAATATCAAAAAATATTTTTCTAAATCATTACGGAGAGAATATTTTCTTACACTATCAATTGCTTCTATTGAAAAAGACGGCAAGATAAATTTTGCACGTGCCGGTCATCCCCCAGCTTTGTGGTTTAAGTATGATAAAAAAGAATTTGAAGTTGTTTGTCCCAACGGAATTGGTATTGGATTAAATGATAAAGGTGTTTTCGAAAAAACATTAGAAGAATTTTCTTTTCAACCGGGAGAGAAAGATATTGTCTTTTTCTATACTGATGGCGTAAACGAAGCAATGAATATTCTTAGAGAACAATTCGGCGAAGAAAATATTAAACGAATAATTAAAAATAATTGTGATAAATCAGTAGAAGATATAAAGAGTGCCTTACTAAATGCTGTTACTAATTTCCGTGGTACTGCAAATCAGAATGATGATTTAACTTTTGTAATTTTGAAAGCTACTCATTCTGAAGATAAATCTTAA
- a CDS encoding tetratricopeptide repeat protein: MRYFIFLFLIISTSLFAQDSTRSQALKENAPRKYPIIKAKYPSYSLIAGYLLVTEANRNDPFAQHELGLRYLLGNGFPADTVKAIYWIRKAVDQNLPSARFNYGIMLYNGIGVPWNPFEAYQNFMSAASAGLPEAQFATGLIYTDNLTINKNLNIAYKYFMLSAEANYIPAKEALQQLLKSGFTPTIDSASISNEKQAKRIDEMASVIDPNWDLDFYDFDEQKGKDKKEDVISVVLKKKPSELKRFLGLDELPQESMPKDSSAISLLKFAAESGSPEALMIIGKGYERGTVFEKDLILAAVNYLRAYRLGSMKAGEYLFTMIQSKELFGMLKEKINREDPNTMYAWAGISALGFDNQMSNQQALDFLKKAVEKKHISSMIELGLLYSTGKMVERNRDKAIQYWETAKALGSKEASIRIIMSNLFDSTVVKNFTDDITTLHNIANEGSILAQTALALCYEKGIGVKENKPTAIRYYRHAAQRGSETAYNSLKRMYDELRPDDEEFKIYLQNE; encoded by the coding sequence TTGCGCTATTTTATATTTCTATTTTTAATCATATCAACTTCTCTATTTGCTCAAGATTCTACACGCAGTCAAGCTTTGAAAGAAAACGCTCCGCGTAAATATCCTATCATCAAAGCAAAATATCCTTCTTACTCATTAATAGCCGGTTATCTATTAGTAACTGAAGCTAATCGTAACGATCCTTTTGCTCAGCACGAATTAGGATTACGTTATTTGTTGGGTAACGGATTTCCGGCTGATACAGTGAAAGCAATTTATTGGATCCGTAAAGCGGTTGATCAAAATCTTCCATCCGCCAGATTTAATTATGGAATAATGCTTTATAATGGAATAGGTGTTCCATGGAATCCATTTGAAGCTTATCAAAATTTTATGAGCGCCGCTTCTGCCGGATTACCGGAAGCTCAATTTGCTACTGGATTAATCTATACCGATAATCTGACTATAAATAAAAATTTAAATATTGCTTACAAATATTTTATGCTTTCTGCAGAAGCTAATTACATTCCGGCAAAGGAAGCTTTGCAGCAATTACTGAAAAGCGGTTTTACTCCCACAATTGATTCTGCTTCTATCTCAAATGAAAAACAAGCTAAAAGAATTGATGAAATGGCATCTGTAATTGATCCTAATTGGGATTTAGATTTTTATGATTTCGATGAACAAAAGGGAAAGGATAAAAAAGAAGATGTCATTTCAGTGGTTCTTAAGAAAAAACCTTCGGAGCTAAAAAGATTTTTAGGATTAGATGAACTGCCGCAAGAATCAATGCCAAAAGATTCAAGTGCAATAAGTCTATTAAAATTTGCAGCGGAAAGTGGTAGCCCGGAAGCTTTAATGATTATCGGAAAAGGTTACGAACGGGGAACTGTATTTGAAAAAGACTTAATACTTGCCGCAGTTAATTATTTACGAGCTTACCGGCTTGGTTCAATGAAAGCCGGAGAATATTTATTTACAATGATTCAATCAAAAGAATTATTTGGAATGTTGAAAGAAAAAATAAATCGCGAAGATCCAAACACAATGTATGCATGGGCCGGTATTTCAGCTCTTGGATTCGATAACCAAATGTCAAATCAACAAGCGTTAGATTTTCTTAAGAAAGCTGTTGAGAAAAAACATATTTCATCAATGATCGAGCTTGGACTTTTATATTCAACAGGAAAAATGGTGGAAAGAAACAGAGATAAAGCTATTCAATATTGGGAAACAGCCAAAGCACTTGGAAGCAAAGAAGCTTCAATTAGAATTATCATGAGTAATTTGTTTGATTCAACAGTTGTAAAAAATTTTACTGATGATATTACAACATTGCACAACATCGCAAATGAAGGATCTATACTTGCACAAACCGCACTTGCTTTATGTTATGAAAAGGGAATCGGTGTTAAAGAGAATAAACCAACAGCTATTAGATATTACCGTCACGCTGCTCAGAGGGGAAGTGAAACAGCTTACAATTCACTTAAAAGAATGTATGATGAATTAAGACCCGATGATGAAGAATTTAAGATTTATCTTCAGAATGAGTAG
- a CDS encoding ATP-binding protein, which yields MVEQSFHINSDYGNVTLVNKQIRFFLELHGIERHISNAVEICLTEALNNVIKHSYKNDDTKFIDLIVKKETNYFEIAIIDNGQPRENLTISKLDFDPQDINNLPESGMGLYIIEQLMDEMKYYTKDGKNYFFLKKWLI from the coding sequence GTGGTTGAACAAAGTTTCCATATTAATAGCGATTACGGAAATGTTACATTAGTTAATAAACAGATTCGTTTTTTTCTGGAACTACATGGTATTGAACGGCATATAAGTAATGCAGTTGAAATCTGCTTAACTGAAGCTCTTAATAATGTAATCAAACATTCGTATAAAAATGATGACACAAAGTTTATTGATCTTATAGTAAAAAAAGAAACCAATTATTTTGAGATCGCTATTATTGATAATGGGCAGCCAAGAGAAAATTTAACTATTTCAAAACTCGACTTTGACCCGCAGGATATTAACAATTTACCGGAGAGCGGAATGGGTCTTTACATTATTGAACAACTAATGGATGAAATGAAATATTACACTAAGGACGGGAAAAATTATTTCTTCTTAAAGAAGTGGCTCATCTAA
- a CDS encoding DUF2892 domain-containing protein: MKKNVGDFDKVLRLVLGLVIIALGILFQSWWGLLGVILLFSASTGRCPLYLPFGLSTCKVDPNVKK, translated from the coding sequence ATGAAAAAGAATGTTGGAGACTTTGATAAAGTCTTACGTTTAGTGCTTGGCTTAGTAATAATTGCACTTGGTATTTTATTTCAAAGTTGGTGGGGTTTATTAGGGGTTATTCTGCTTTTTTCAGCATCGACTGGCAGGTGCCCGCTTTATCTTCCGTTCGGGTTATCTACTTGTAAAGTTGATCCGAATGTTAAAAAATAG
- the msrA gene encoding peptide-methionine (S)-S-oxide reductase MsrA, translating to MKIIVKLSLLSLLIFLGCNSNMKNNLSTAEVNAQPKIEDKMNDQNKYEVATFGAGCFWCTEAVFQRLKGVVKIESGYSGGTVPNPSYEAVCTGKTGQVECTQITFDPKIISYKELLEVFWKTHDPTTLNRQGHDSGTQYRSVIFYHNDEQKQLAEKYKNELESAKIWSDPIVTEISQFKKFYKAEDYHQNYYNQNGNQPYCSFVITPKIEKFKKVFADKLKKE from the coding sequence ATGAAAATTATTGTAAAACTATCTTTGTTATCATTATTAATTTTTCTTGGTTGTAATTCAAACATGAAAAACAATTTATCAACAGCTGAAGTTAATGCTCAACCAAAAATTGAGGATAAAATGAATGATCAAAATAAATATGAAGTTGCAACTTTCGGAGCGGGATGTTTCTGGTGCACGGAAGCTGTATTCCAAAGATTAAAAGGAGTTGTAAAAATTGAAAGCGGTTACAGCGGCGGAACCGTTCCCAATCCTTCTTACGAAGCTGTCTGTACCGGAAAAACCGGACAAGTTGAATGCACACAAATAACTTTCGATCCAAAAATAATTTCTTACAAAGAACTGCTGGAAGTCTTCTGGAAAACTCACGACCCAACAACACTTAATCGTCAAGGTCACGATTCAGGCACTCAATACCGTTCAGTAATTTTTTATCACAATGACGAACAGAAACAGCTTGCCGAAAAATACAAGAACGAATTAGAGTCGGCTAAAATATGGAGCGATCCGATAGTAACAGAAATAAGTCAATTCAAAAAATTTTATAAAGCAGAAGATTATCATCAAAATTATTACAACCAAAATGGCAATCAGCCGTATTGCAGTTTTGTGATAACACCGAAGATCGAAAAATTCAAAAAAGTTTTTGCGGATAAGTTGAAGAAAGAATAG
- a CDS encoding T9SS type A sorting domain-containing protein has product MKKIVVVIALFILFFLQGIQYSQVQETRGNLLRISFTKPNIDLSDTLWNWVSRNDSGETYSTGCSNVFVHDSTTYLLFNSSGADRVYHYPWINGHLYNAATGSSRLLFADHPGYDALDSYYYFDSQIRKTSTGAWIYYGRRGAAVFLRNDSLYQFQKVNDNTLIHFVGKVDGQDLVVLEGPHPYTFSFYLEDLSISPELQLNKRINISDSSSIHNMNASKINYISNNLYLVQEDIWGIFHLCSFENNKITIMKRLKPAGDHITVPIWLTWRFVNGNLYYIESGKLVKENLDLNSYSFANKQVVIGNIGSTYNFDKEGILFAHVKNDSLFIFSIKEEKRIYALNIKDVKLRGTPIIDSPYVYLHQITGSYTDVEDEKVLPTDFLLKGNYPNPFNPNTTINFVLPQRENVSIIIYNSLGEKVRELLREEKNAGEHFVMWNGKNDFEKEVSSGIYFYLIMHNRKVIGGKMVLLK; this is encoded by the coding sequence ATGAAAAAAATTGTTGTCGTAATTGCATTATTTATCCTATTTTTTTTGCAAGGAATTCAGTATAGCCAGGTTCAAGAGACTAGAGGAAATTTATTACGGATAAGTTTTACAAAACCAAACATTGATTTAAGCGATACTCTATGGAATTGGGTTAGTAGAAATGATTCAGGTGAGACTTATTCAACAGGTTGTTCAAATGTTTTTGTCCATGATTCCACGACATATTTACTATTTAATAGTTCTGGTGCGGACAGAGTTTATCATTATCCATGGATTAACGGGCATTTGTATAATGCAGCCACCGGAAGCAGCCGTTTATTGTTTGCAGATCATCCTGGTTACGATGCACTTGATTCGTATTATTATTTTGACTCGCAAATAAGAAAGACTTCTACAGGTGCATGGATTTATTATGGCAGAAGGGGCGCTGCCGTTTTTTTAAGGAACGATTCATTATACCAATTTCAAAAAGTTAATGATAATACTTTAATTCACTTTGTTGGTAAGGTGGATGGTCAAGATTTGGTTGTTCTCGAGGGACCACATCCATATACTTTCAGTTTTTATCTCGAAGATCTTTCTATTTCTCCGGAGCTACAACTCAATAAAAGAATAAACATTAGTGATAGTAGTAGTATTCACAACATGAATGCCTCAAAGATTAATTATATATCCAACAATTTATATTTGGTTCAAGAAGATATTTGGGGAATTTTCCATTTGTGTTCATTTGAAAATAATAAGATTACTATTATGAAAAGATTGAAACCCGCAGGAGATCATATAACAGTTCCGATATGGCTTACGTGGAGGTTCGTAAATGGAAATCTATATTATATCGAAAGCGGGAAATTGGTAAAAGAAAATCTTGACCTTAATTCATATTCTTTCGCAAATAAACAAGTTGTAATCGGTAATATCGGTTCAACATATAATTTTGATAAAGAAGGTATTTTATTCGCCCATGTTAAAAACGATTCTTTATTTATTTTTTCGATCAAAGAAGAAAAGAGAATCTATGCCTTAAACATAAAAGATGTAAAGCTCAGAGGGACTCCGATAATAGATTCGCCTTATGTTTATCTTCACCAAATAACGGGAAGTTATACGGATGTAGAAGATGAAAAAGTATTACCAACTGATTTTTTGTTAAAAGGAAATTACCCTAATCCATTTAATCCGAACACAACAATAAATTTTGTTCTGCCCCAACGTGAAAACGTCTCAATTATTATTTACAATTCACTTGGAGAAAAAGTAAGAGAGTTATTAAGAGAAGAAAAAAATGCCGGTGAACATTTTGTTATGTGGAACGGTAAGAATGATTTTGAAAAAGAAGTTTCTTCCGGAATTTATTTTTATTTAATAATGCATAATCGAAAAGTAATAGGCGGTAAAATGGTTTTACTTAAATAA